One segment of Leptospiraceae bacterium DNA contains the following:
- a CDS encoding insulinase family protein, translating into MNLRLNKSKLSNGLTVLFQPVPNATNVSIGLWVQIGSRYENESEKGYTHFLEHMLFKGTEKRTSKKQAEDIERVGGFFNAVTSREYTYYYVTVASSEIELGFDILSDMVFQPLLKQEDIQNEANVILEELKSYEDSPDDYVYDQYFKNIFKNHPLGQDIIGTRESVAGVTSDSIRAYYKKHYIPGRMVLSIAGDFSNELIDELSGRFFNVPVTGSLAPLTNDPVEKSFSVHFIKRNLEQVNFLLGAEGFPRDFKTAVRLNVISTIFGGGMSSRLFQKIREDKGLCYSISSFPSSYLDTGIMNINCGTSKDKLLQSVDSILEEIRLLKKDGFSQDELTFAKGNQKGGLAIGYEIPEHRMSDVAMQEIYFGTFYGYQDRLDELFSVTLDEINNLVQNIFSIDQMHFTGIGNISKSDIKKIQTKI; encoded by the coding sequence ATGAACCTAAGGCTAAACAAGAGTAAACTCTCTAACGGTCTAACGGTTTTATTTCAGCCTGTACCCAATGCTACCAATGTTTCCATTGGTCTTTGGGTACAGATTGGCTCTAGATATGAGAATGAATCTGAAAAAGGTTACACTCATTTTTTAGAGCATATGCTTTTTAAAGGTACCGAAAAAAGAACTTCCAAAAAACAAGCAGAAGATATTGAGAGAGTAGGCGGTTTTTTTAATGCGGTTACGTCTCGTGAGTATACTTACTATTATGTGACAGTTGCTTCTTCTGAGATTGAACTAGGTTTCGATATTCTATCGGATATGGTATTTCAACCTCTTTTAAAACAGGAAGATATCCAAAACGAAGCAAATGTAATTTTAGAAGAATTAAAAAGTTACGAAGACAGTCCAGACGATTATGTTTATGATCAATACTTCAAAAATATTTTTAAAAATCATCCTTTAGGACAAGATATTATTGGAACTCGTGAGTCAGTAGCGGGTGTAACTTCTGATTCAATTCGAGCCTATTATAAAAAGCATTATATTCCAGGTAGAATGGTTTTATCCATAGCTGGAGATTTTTCAAACGAATTAATCGATGAATTATCAGGGAGATTTTTTAATGTTCCGGTTACTGGTTCGTTAGCTCCACTTACAAATGATCCAGTTGAAAAATCTTTTAGTGTTCATTTCATTAAAAGAAATTTAGAACAAGTAAATTTTCTTTTGGGAGCAGAAGGATTTCCACGTGATTTTAAAACTGCAGTTCGGCTCAATGTAATTTCTACAATTTTTGGCGGAGGAATGTCTTCACGGTTATTTCAAAAAATAAGAGAAGATAAAGGACTTTGTTATAGTATTAGTTCGTTTCCTTCCTCTTATTTAGATACGGGGATAATGAATATTAACTGTGGAACTTCTAAAGATAAACTTTTGCAATCTGTGGATTCTATTTTGGAAGAAATTCGACTTTTAAAAAAGGACGGGTTTTCGCAGGATGAACTGACATTCGCAAAAGGAAATCAAAAAGGTGGACTTGCAATTGGCTATGAGATTCCAGAACATAGAATGAGTGATGTTGCGATGCAAGAGATTTACTTTGGAACGTTTTATGGATATCAGGATAGACTTGATGAGTTATTTTCTGTTACTCTAGACGAAATAAATAATCTTGTACAAAATATTTTTTCTATAGATCAAATGCATTTTACTGGAATCGGAAATATTTCAAAGTCTGACATAAAAAAAATACAAACCAAAATATAA
- a CDS encoding NAD(P)-dependent alcohol dehydrogenase, with protein MKVFELQNNFGLENLKLINRDKPSIINGNDVLIKMKATSLNYRDYLVVTGKYNPKFKLPFVPLSDGAGEILEIGSTVSDFKVGDRVILQFAPMWLDGDASYEQSRYTLGGPLDGTLMEEKVYPDYALVKIPEYMSYEEAATLPCAALTSWSSLVTYGRIFPGDTVVVLGTGGVSIFALQIAKFHGAKVIVTSGSDDKLEQAKSLGADYVINYKTTSDWGKKVKEITKTGADHIIEVGGAGTLEQSIKAIRPFGQISLIGILAGGANDLNLLPVLMNNIKLQGILVGSKAGLAAMCKAFDFHQTKPVIDRVFDFQDSVQAIEYLKTGNHFGKIVISLR; from the coding sequence ATGAAAGTTTTTGAACTACAAAACAATTTCGGATTAGAAAATTTAAAACTTATTAACAGAGATAAACCAAGTATTATCAATGGAAATGATGTTTTAATTAAAATGAAAGCCACTTCTTTAAATTATAGGGACTATTTAGTAGTAACCGGTAAATACAATCCAAAGTTTAAACTTCCATTTGTTCCTTTGAGTGACGGCGCCGGAGAAATTCTAGAAATAGGATCGACCGTAAGCGATTTTAAAGTCGGGGATAGGGTAATACTTCAATTTGCTCCAATGTGGTTGGATGGAGATGCAAGTTATGAACAATCTCGTTATACATTGGGGGGACCACTAGACGGAACACTCATGGAAGAAAAGGTATATCCAGATTATGCGTTAGTCAAAATTCCCGAATATATGAGTTATGAAGAGGCGGCGACACTACCCTGTGCCGCTCTTACTTCTTGGTCTTCTCTCGTAACATATGGACGAATTTTTCCAGGGGATACTGTTGTTGTTCTTGGGACGGGTGGTGTATCTATATTTGCATTACAAATCGCCAAATTTCACGGAGCAAAAGTAATAGTAACCTCCGGAAGTGATGATAAGTTGGAGCAAGCTAAATCTTTGGGCGCTGATTATGTAATTAATTACAAAACTACTTCCGATTGGGGAAAGAAGGTCAAAGAAATTACAAAAACTGGAGCGGATCATATTATTGAGGTAGGTGGAGCCGGGACACTCGAACAGTCCATAAAAGCGATTCGACCCTTTGGACAAATTAGTTTAATTGGAATACTGGCAGGAGGTGCAAACGATTTGAACTTGTTGCCTGTTCTAATGAATAATATAAAACTACAGGGAATTCTTGTTGGAAGTAAGGCAGGATTAGCCGCTATGTGCAAAGCATTTGATTTTCATCAAACGAAACCTGTCATCGACCGAGTTTTTGATTTTCAAGATTCTGTTCAGGCGATTGAATACTTAAAAACAGGAAATCATTTTGGAAAAATTGTGATCAGTTTACGTTAG
- the dut gene encoding dUTP diphosphatase: protein MEEVKIKVQKFFPDVKLPEKKTPGAAAMDVAAYCPKANILIEVGQTVLIPTGFCLEIPEGYFVEIRPRSGFSSKENILIPNSPGTIDSDYRGQVFVPLFNLSKSPFTVTNGLRIAQMLVCRSIGINWTLVDEISLNTERGAGGFGSTGNS, encoded by the coding sequence ATGGAAGAAGTAAAAATCAAAGTACAAAAGTTTTTTCCGGACGTAAAATTGCCCGAGAAAAAAACTCCAGGAGCTGCTGCAATGGATGTAGCTGCATATTGTCCGAAAGCAAATATTCTAATTGAAGTAGGGCAAACAGTCCTTATTCCCACAGGGTTCTGTTTAGAAATCCCAGAAGGGTATTTTGTAGAAATACGACCTCGCTCTGGATTTTCTTCAAAGGAAAACATTCTAATTCCTAATTCTCCGGGTACTATTGACTCTGATTATCGAGGACAAGTATTTGTTCCATTATTTAATCTAAGTAAATCTCCTTTTACTGTAACCAATGGACTTCGTATTGCGCAAATGCTTGTTTGCCGATCAATTGGGATAAACTGGACACTAGTCGACGAAATATCTCTGAACACAGAACGTGGTGCTGGTGGATTTGGTTCAACAGGAAACAGTTAA
- a CDS encoding D-alanyl-D-alanine carboxypeptidase — translation MKFYLLFLCIVFSIFPENTTKQTLTSKSYLFQNINSGEVIQKKEANTVLPIASITKLVTALISISNRDLESYMKIHKSTVLRNEGDKSAILKKDELYSLKNLLLTMLVSSTNVSAISIATEISGNPENFVSKMNEWTNEKNLKDTSFGDTFGLSQNSKSSVEDISKILDMVEKNPPLYEILATTNYSIKEKKGRIQNLTTTNEMPYYNNFRIFGKTGTTKLAGKCFAGFVVKGKQRWKIILLGSENVFSDMKILLDGIK, via the coding sequence ATGAAATTTTATTTGTTATTTCTTTGTATTGTTTTTTCGATTTTTCCTGAAAATACAACTAAACAAACTCTGACTTCCAAGTCCTATCTATTTCAAAACATTAATAGTGGAGAAGTGATACAAAAAAAAGAGGCTAATACTGTTTTACCAATAGCCAGCATTACCAAATTAGTGACTGCCTTAATTTCCATTTCCAATCGTGATTTAGAATCTTATATGAAAATTCATAAAAGTACAGTCCTTCGAAATGAAGGAGACAAAAGTGCAATTTTAAAAAAAGATGAATTGTATTCATTAAAAAACTTACTTCTTACAATGCTTGTATCTTCCACTAACGTTTCAGCAATCAGTATAGCGACAGAAATATCCGGAAATCCAGAAAATTTCGTTTCAAAGATGAATGAGTGGACGAATGAAAAGAATTTAAAAGACACTAGTTTTGGGGATACCTTTGGTTTGTCGCAAAACTCTAAATCGTCCGTTGAAGACATTTCCAAAATTCTAGATATGGTAGAAAAAAACCCTCCTCTCTATGAAATTCTAGCTACCACCAATTATTCCATCAAAGAAAAAAAAGGACGAATTCAAAACCTTACTACAACAAATGAAATGCCTTATTACAATAACTTTCGTATATTCGGCAAAACAGGGACAACCAAACTCGCTGGCAAATGTTTTGCCGGTTTTGTAGTAAAAGGCAAACAAAGATGGAAAATTATTCTACTAGGCTCTGAAAATGTATTTTCGGACATGAAAATTTTACTAGATGGAATCAAGTGA
- a CDS encoding sodium:solute symporter → MQFSNLDFFVLIIYLFVVLYAGLHASKNDTSKSFFLADKELPWYFIMLSIVATETSSLTFLNIPGLSFKGNFSFLQVAFGYIIGRTIVANFILPLYYKSGYSSVYEWIGEKFGSSTQKSVSSIFLITRVLGDGIRLYATSIPIAIIFHGYLHDSFSEETTGILTLFTITMITTLYTVFGGFKSVVITDSLQFFIYVGGGVFSFLYLWNDLNASMSISQILNTSLEMGKLNITQSLEGVTASNFYQKPYFLINGLIGGILLSIGTHGVDQMFAQRLIACKTERESKLALIGSGILVFFQFVLFLGIGLLLYFKYTNLEIHPDKIFSKYIIENIPTPILGLIVAAILASAMSTLSSSINSMSLSIIFDWMKKNKNEHNRVVQSKWISVIWGFILFISSLLPYYFSGKISEGLVEVGLKIASFTFGPLIALFLLVRIKEKFSLRLSASLLISALFLSLLVTMIVSVFLKPAMAFLIPTGVITFYIIIGFWQCKK, encoded by the coding sequence ATGCAGTTTTCAAATTTAGATTTTTTTGTTTTAATTATATATTTATTCGTAGTTCTCTATGCGGGACTTCATGCATCGAAGAATGATACATCAAAAAGTTTTTTCTTAGCAGATAAAGAACTCCCATGGTATTTTATCATGCTTTCTATTGTCGCAACGGAAACTTCTAGTCTCACTTTTTTAAATATTCCAGGACTAAGTTTTAAAGGTAATTTCAGTTTTCTCCAAGTAGCATTTGGCTATATAATAGGACGAACTATAGTGGCTAATTTCATTCTTCCACTCTATTATAAAAGCGGATATTCTTCCGTATACGAGTGGATTGGTGAAAAATTCGGCAGTTCTACACAAAAATCTGTTTCGAGTATATTCTTGATTACCCGTGTATTAGGAGATGGAATTAGACTATACGCAACTTCAATTCCTATCGCAATCATATTTCATGGTTATCTTCACGATTCTTTTTCCGAAGAAACAACTGGTATACTAACGCTTTTTACAATCACTATGATCACTACTCTCTACACTGTGTTTGGTGGTTTTAAGTCAGTGGTGATAACAGATAGTCTTCAATTTTTTATCTATGTGGGAGGTGGAGTATTTTCTTTCCTTTATCTCTGGAATGATTTAAACGCATCAATGAGTATCTCCCAAATACTAAATACTTCTTTAGAGATGGGAAAATTAAATATAACTCAAAGTTTAGAAGGAGTAACCGCCAGTAATTTTTATCAAAAACCTTATTTTTTAATAAATGGATTAATAGGAGGAATTTTACTATCTATAGGAACTCACGGGGTCGATCAAATGTTTGCCCAGCGGCTAATAGCCTGTAAAACAGAAAGAGAAAGTAAACTTGCTCTAATTGGATCGGGAATATTGGTTTTTTTTCAATTTGTTTTATTTTTAGGAATTGGACTTTTGCTTTATTTTAAATATACAAATTTGGAAATACATCCAGATAAAATTTTTTCCAAGTATATTATTGAAAATATTCCAACTCCTATCCTTGGTTTAATTGTAGCCGCCATTCTAGCCAGTGCGATGTCCACACTATCGAGTTCGATCAATTCGATGTCCTTATCTATTATTTTTGACTGGATGAAAAAAAATAAAAATGAGCACAATCGGGTAGTGCAATCTAAATGGATTAGTGTAATTTGGGGATTCATTTTATTTATCAGTTCTCTATTGCCCTACTATTTTTCGGGAAAAATATCGGAGGGGTTAGTTGAAGTTGGATTAAAAATCGCTTCCTTCACATTTGGACCGTTGATCGCATTATTTCTATTAGTTCGAATCAAAGAAAAATTCTCGTTAAGGCTCAGTGCATCCCTATTAATTTCTGCTCTTTTCCTAAGTCTCCTAGTAACAATGATCGTTAGTGTTTTCCTAAAACCTGCGATGGCGTTTCTCATCCCCACGGGAGTAATTACGTTTTATATAATTATTGGATTTTGGCAATGCAAGAAATGA
- a CDS encoding sporulation protein, with protein sequence MSILDSLKSIVGSGAPKVDVKLFKTQASMQESVKGLTTITGGEYPVTIEKVILYVLTTEELKDQGKTKESDEKVGILTINDYVLEPKEVITIPFQMKIPKDNLITSSAIKHYVKVLIEIKGQNVFGTSEITIA encoded by the coding sequence ATGAGTATTTTAGATTCTTTAAAAAGTATAGTGGGCTCTGGCGCACCAAAAGTGGACGTGAAGCTTTTTAAAACACAAGCATCCATGCAAGAAAGTGTAAAAGGACTAACTACAATTACGGGTGGCGAGTATCCTGTTACAATTGAAAAAGTTATTCTTTATGTATTAACGACGGAAGAATTGAAAGACCAAGGTAAAACAAAAGAATCAGACGAAAAAGTAGGGATACTTACTATCAATGATTATGTGCTCGAACCAAAAGAAGTTATTACAATTCCTTTTCAAATGAAAATTCCAAAGGACAACTTGATTACGTCATCCGCAATCAAACATTATGTAAAAGTATTAATTGAAATTAAAGGGCAGAATGTTTTTGGAACTAGCGAAATTACCATAGCCTAA
- a CDS encoding homoserine dehydrogenase yields the protein MKKLSIGLIGAGTVGSGLIEILHSNQIEIFERSGVELNLIQVCDTDPSRVPSYFKGEIVTDYKKITENPSIDMVVELVGGTGIAYEIVKSALANSKTVVTANKALLSEKGGELFQIAEEKNVEIGYEASVGGAIPVIRSIKTGLIANDFQSMYGILNGTTNYILTKMEEDNMEYAESLKQAQDLGFAEKDPTFDVEGVDAAHKLSLLIGIAFNKKIHLKDIYIEGISKLTKAEIQAAKLLGLRIKLLGVCKKKGEHLEASVQPIMIPLDHPIASVRNEMNAIYFSTNFSGPSMLLGKGAGSLPTASAILSDLVYYGTRRSKDFTLREKNIFPDGNPMPSGENRARYYLRFKTVDRPGVLGEITSIIGRNLVSISSMRQNETNHAPVELIIITHEAMERDVRHSLLEIDKRSDIIKAKSIMIRLEDLD from the coding sequence ATGAAAAAACTAAGTATAGGTTTAATTGGAGCAGGAACTGTTGGCTCTGGTTTAATAGAAATTTTACATTCAAATCAAATAGAAATTTTCGAAAGGTCTGGGGTTGAATTAAATTTAATACAAGTCTGCGACACCGATCCTTCTCGAGTACCTTCCTACTTTAAGGGAGAAATTGTTACCGATTATAAAAAAATCACGGAAAATCCTTCCATTGACATGGTAGTAGAGCTCGTCGGCGGAACCGGAATCGCTTACGAAATTGTAAAGTCAGCACTTGCTAATAGTAAAACTGTGGTTACTGCTAATAAGGCGCTTTTATCAGAAAAAGGCGGAGAGTTATTTCAAATTGCCGAAGAAAAAAACGTCGAGATTGGCTATGAAGCAAGTGTGGGTGGAGCAATTCCTGTTATCCGTTCAATTAAAACCGGATTGATTGCAAATGATTTCCAATCTATGTATGGAATACTGAATGGGACAACCAATTATATCCTTACTAAAATGGAAGAGGATAATATGGAGTATGCGGAATCATTGAAACAAGCACAAGATTTAGGATTCGCTGAAAAAGATCCCACTTTTGACGTAGAAGGGGTGGACGCCGCACACAAGCTTTCTTTATTAATAGGAATCGCATTTAACAAGAAAATCCATCTGAAAGATATTTATATAGAAGGAATTTCTAAACTCACAAAGGCAGAAATCCAAGCGGCAAAATTACTAGGACTTAGAATCAAACTATTAGGAGTTTGTAAAAAAAAGGGGGAACATTTAGAAGCAAGTGTACAACCGATTATGATTCCGCTTGATCATCCTATTGCAAGTGTACGAAATGAAATGAATGCAATTTATTTTTCGACTAATTTTTCGGGTCCATCTATGCTTCTTGGAAAAGGAGCGGGTTCACTACCGACTGCTTCTGCTATTTTGTCAGATTTAGTATATTATGGTACGAGAAGAAGTAAGGATTTTACATTACGTGAAAAAAATATTTTTCCGGATGGAAATCCAATGCCGAGTGGCGAAAACAGAGCACGTTATTATTTGCGTTTTAAAACTGTTGATCGTCCTGGAGTATTGGGAGAAATTACGAGTATCATTGGACGCAATTTAGTTTCTATTTCTTCGATGCGACAAAATGAGACGAACCATGCACCGGTGGAGTTAATCATCATTACCCATGAAGCAATGGAGAGAGATGTACGACATTCATTGCTTGAAATAGATAAAAGGTCTGATATAATTAAAGCAAAATCCATCATGATTCGGTTGGAAGATTTGGATTGA